In the genome of Triticum urartu cultivar G1812 chromosome 5, Tu2.1, whole genome shotgun sequence, one region contains:
- the LOC125509618 gene encoding mitochondrial uncoupling protein 5-like gives MGLKGFVEGGAASVVAGCSTHPLDLIKVRMQLQGEAARAPAPAMRFALVFPPGVQHHHHHDHLLQPPRRPGPIAIGAQILRAEGPAGLLSGVSATVLRQAVYSSTSMGLYDTIKRRWERESGGAALPLHRKIAAGLVAGGVGATVGNPADVAMVRMQADGRLPAAERRNYRSVAHAIGRIARDEGVRRLWRGSSLTVNRAMIVTASQLATYDQAKEAILSRRGPGGDGLATHVAASFMAGLVAAAASSPVDVVKTRIMNMKVEPGAPPPYAGAIDCAIKTVRSEGALALYKGFIPTVTRQGPFTVVLFVTLEQVRKLLKDFDF, from the coding sequence ATGGGGCTGAAGGGGTTCGTCGAGGGCGGCGCCGCCTCCGTCGTCGCCGGCTGCTCGACGCACCCGCTCGACCTCATCAAGGTCCGCATGCAGCTGCAGGGCGAGGCGGCCCGGGCCCCGGCCCCGGCCATGCGCTTCGCGCTCGTGTTCCCCCCCGGCGTGCAGCATCACCACCACCACGACCACCTCCTGCAGCCGCCGCGCAGGCCCGGGCCCATCGCCATCGGCGCGCAGATCTTGCGGGCGGAGGGCCCCGCGGGGCTGCTCTCCGGGGTGTCGGCCACCGTGCTGCGGCAGGCGGTCTACTCCTCCACGTCCATGGGGCTCTACGACACGATCAAGAGGAGGTGGGAGCGGGAATCCGGCGGCGCCGCGCTGCCGCTGCACCGGAAGATCGCGGCCGGGCTCGTCGCCGGCGGCGTCGGCGCGACCGTGGGCAACCCGGCGGACGTGGCCATGGTGCGGATGCAGGCGGACGGGCGGCTCCCCGCGGCCGAGCGGCGGAACTACCGGAGCGTCGCGCACGCCATCGGCCGGATCGCGCGCGACGAGGGCGTGCGCAGGCTCTGGCGTGGGTCGTCGCTCACGGTCAACCGCGCCATGATCGTCACGGCGTCGCAGCTGGCCACCTACGACCAGGCCAAGGAGGCGATCCTGTCCCGGCGCGGCCCGGGCGGCGACGGGCTTGCGACGCACGTGGCCGCCAGCTTCATGGCCGGCCTGGTGGCCGCGGCGGCGTCCAGCCCCGTGGACGTGGTCAAGACGAGGATCATGAACATGAAGGTGGAGCCGGGCGCCCCGCCGCCGTACGCCGGCGCGATCGACTGCGCCATCAAGACGGTGCGGTCCGAGGGCGCGCTGGCGCTGTACAAGGGCTTCATCCCAACGGTGACGCGACAGGGGCCCTTCACCGTGGTGCTCTTCGTCACGCTCGAGCAGGTCCGGAAGCTGCTCAAAGACTTCGACTTCTGA